The window TATCACCATCAAAACCCTGCACAATCTGCTGAGCAAAATACAGCCCCAGACCTTTACCGTTATGTTCTCGCGCACGGCGGGTGGAAAAGCCCAGCTGAAAAATCTGCTCACGGGATTCATCACTGATATGCGGGCCCCGGTTATAGATGCTCACACATAAGCATTGCTGTGCTTCCCACAGGCGGATAGCAATCGGCGCAAAGCGGCTTTTGTACTGACGTTTGGTGGCAAAGAACTGGGCATTGCGCAGCAGATTTTCCAGTAATAAAACAATGTGATTGGCGTTACCCAGCAGTTCATCACAGGGCTGCAGCTCAATGCGGTAGAGGCCTTCGCTGTCGGTCAGTAATAACGGTTTGTCCTGTTGTGCAGACAACTGAGCCAGAGCGTCGGCGTCGTATAAAAATGCCGGCTCCGGATTACCCTGCTCATCGCACAGGGTGACGCCCAGATGCAGCGTCAGGGTATCCAACAGTGCCCGCTGCGGATCGAAAGTGGGCACCAGCGGCAGCTCGCTTAAGGCACTGCCCTGTAATTCAGCCTGAAATAATAATTCTTCGCAGCGGCTGACATTGGCACCGATATGCAGCGCCATATTGTCGGTGGTGGATAAATCGAGCAAATCCCATAAATAGCGCATCCCCACCAGCGCCTGCTGATACAGCAGCGCATTATTACCCTGCTCATCCGGCAGGCTGTGGCTGGCGGCATAGGTGAGCGCCGACTGCACTTTATCGAACGAAATTACACCGTTATGGCGCACCTCGGCTGCAATGCTTTTAAAGTGCAGGTATTTTTCGTCGTACTCCATATATTCCAGCAGTTTATCGCTGATAAAGAGTTTCAGTTTGTCGGTATGACTGGCCGAGGTCTGCGCCCGCTGCTGCAGCTGACGTTTGCTGTTCCACAATTGTTGCAGGCTGGCTTTGACCTTGCGCTGCTGACGGCTGAAATGGCGAAAATCCAGCCAGGCAAGAATTAAAAAGGCAGCAAAGGCAGCACTGAAATACTGCGTACTGAAAATAAACGCCGGTATTTTCAGCATATCGGCCAGCGCAGGCGACAACAGCAACAGGGCATAAAACAGCAATGATTTCGCTGCCAGTAAGGTGCGCCACGGATAACGGATACGGAAGATGAATTTATCGCCGTGGTCTTCCGTCTGCAGAGTCTCTTCCGCGCTGTTGCTGTCTTTCATTGCTGCTCCGTTTAACTGTTTTACGCAGATATCAGTCTTTAGCGGCTGGCCTGAGCCTGTTTATCTCAGGCCGGCGCTTTCCATAAATACGCGCCTTCGGCACCAAAAGTGGCAATACCCTGCCCGGCTTTGCATAAATTCATAAAGGCTTCTTCATCGCCATGGGCCAGCGCCAGCGATTTGCGCAGGGTTTTAATATGCTGGCGATAATTGGCGTAGGAAAACTTTTCCAGATCGGCATCCAGCCATTCCGCCATTTGCAGCGTGGTAACAGGGCGTGGTGACGCTTCCACCAGAAAGCGCAGAATCTTGCGCGGTGTCGGCGCCAGAGGCCGGGCCTGATTGGCCGGATTCATTAATTTCTGGCCCTTCCACCACACTTCCCAGCTGACCAGATCAATACGTAATTCGCCGCTGACCAGCTGAGATTTTTTATTCGCCGCCGGAGTCAGACTCTGGCGTAACAGAGCTTTCATGCGCCACAGCAAAACCCCTTCGATATTGCGCTGATGCTTGGCAATAAAATCCTGGGTAACGCCCTGCTCAAAGGCTTTCTGTTCAATACCGGTGCCGGAGTGCTCGGATAAAAACACAATCGGCAGCGCCGGCCACTTTTTCAGCAGCGCACGCGACACACTGAAACCGCCATCGTCGTTACCGTTCAGGCTGGCGTCGAGAATCGCGATATGCGGCGCATCGGCGTCATCGGTCTGGCTGATAC of the Thalassolituus hydrocarboniclasticus genome contains:
- a CDS encoding sensor histidine kinase, producing the protein MKDSNSAEETLQTEDHGDKFIFRIRYPWRTLLAAKSLLFYALLLLSPALADMLKIPAFIFSTQYFSAAFAAFLILAWLDFRHFSRQQRKVKASLQQLWNSKRQLQQRAQTSASHTDKLKLFISDKLLEYMEYDEKYLHFKSIAAEVRHNGVISFDKVQSALTYAASHSLPDEQGNNALLYQQALVGMRYLWDLLDLSTTDNMALHIGANVSRCEELLFQAELQGSALSELPLVPTFDPQRALLDTLTLHLGVTLCDEQGNPEPAFLYDADALAQLSAQQDKPLLLTDSEGLYRIELQPCDELLGNANHIVLLLENLLRNAQFFATKRQYKSRFAPIAIRLWEAQQCLCVSIYNRGPHISDESREQIFQLGFSTRRAREHNGKGLGLYFAQQIVQGFDGDIGFDNIHNHSELYHLRIELAGGEVQNLNLEVTLNAAGEPQVCLADSNAGAAKQWELRAEKRLHSIEVSSRSNPQVARLTLAEGINQWFDPHNPAQPQWLISLSGRKADLLSFMPLDIRGVQFSVRLPTLNGRLDGVGAAGLEPDVDELGAGLRAPDDF
- a CDS encoding response regulator transcription factor, which translates into the protein MIKIFWVEDQSHWIDKFRALLERTDFAPGAEADLPEAEHNKLEVFKFSEAALARISQTDDADAPHIAILDASLNGNDDGGFSVSRALLKKWPALPIVFLSEHSGTGIEQKAFEQGVTQDFIAKHQRNIEGVLLWRMKALLRQSLTPAANKKSQLVSGELRIDLVSWEVWWKGQKLMNPANQARPLAPTPRKILRFLVEASPRPVTTLQMAEWLDADLEKFSYANYRQHIKTLRKSLALAHGDEEAFMNLCKAGQGIATFGAEGAYLWKAPA